The following is a genomic window from Deltaproteobacteria bacterium.
ACGCCACTATTTCTCCTTTTTTTATTTTCTTAAAAACGGCCACCCTGCTTATACCCATAATTTTGGCAGCCTCCGAAGTACCTATAAGTCTTTTCACCATTGCGGCAACTCCTTAACTATAAGGACTGTTGAAACTTCCATAAACTTTAATCAACTATCTCCAGGTTAACATAGGTTAACTACTATGTTAAAGGTTAACAAGTGCTAATCAAGACTCATTTGCTTAACATATGTTAACCATCTAGTGCAAGGTTAACACGTGTTAACTGTTTTGTAAATACGTTGGCTGGGTTTCAATTCCCGGTTGTAACGTCGCGCGTCTTACTATTTAATAGTCCCATAGTGTTGAGTGAAAAGATGGAATCCTCCATTGCGAAGGCGACCTACGTAAAATCAAGTGATAACTGACAAATGTCCTGGAAACAGGCTGATCTGAGAAATGGCACGGTTACGGGCCATGCCCTGTCGTTCGAACCCTGGATGAGTTTCCGGAATTGGTAAATGAACCACGTTGAGCAATTACTCAAACACGTGCGGGTCCTGAGCCAGGACATCGGCAGCCGCAGTGTCTACGAGCCCGACAAGCTGGAGGCTGCCGCCCTTTACATCGAGGGCGAGCTCGATTTCGCCGGGCTTCACGTTCTCAGGCAGAAGTACGAAGTTCACGGGACGAAAACGGCCAATCTGGTCGCCCGGTCGCCGAATTGGACTGGAGAGGGTCCGGTCCTGGTTCTTGGAGCCCACTACGACACGGTGAGAGGCACGCCGGGTGCCGACGACAACGCCAGCGCGGTGGCGGTCCTCATCGAGACGGCCAGAAAGGTAGTAGAAGAAGCACCGGGAAGGAGTGGCAATCTGCTTTTCGTCGCCTTTTCCACGGAGGAGCCACCCTGTTTTAACACCAGGCTGATGGGCAGCCGGATCTTTGCCGAGCGTATTAAAGGGTCCGAAATTGAGCTTCGTGGCGCTTTGGTTCTGGAGATGGTGGGTTATTTCAGCAATCAACCCGGCAGCCAGGACATTCCCGAGGGCCTGGAGTTCCTGGGTTTCCCGGACGTTGGCAACTTCATCGCCCTTGCGGGTGACCGGCAGTCGGCTGATCTGGCCGAGTGGACCCACTCGAGTTTCGAGGAATCAGATGCCGGCATTCCTGCCCTCAAGTTAGTCGAGCCGGAGGAGCAGACAGTACTGAGCGGCCTCATCCGCCTTTCCGACAACGTCTCCTTCTGGGATGTTGGTATCCCGGCTCTCATGGTCACCGACACGGCCTTCCTGCGTAACCACAACTACCACAAAGAGACCGATACGGCCGAGACGCTGGATTACGAAGCCATGGGAAAGCTGGTTAAGGCGCTTGCTTATACGTTAGTCCGGAAATATCCTGTTTAAGGAGATCGCTTGTTGGTGATTTTCCGGTATTGAGGACCAGTGCCAGACCCCTGCAGGGAAGGCAATGCTAAACCAGACCACCGGAAAGTAAATTCAACAGATTCCAGGATAAATGTTCATGTCGAGGCCATGTTCTTGGTCGTCTGTCAGGTTATCCGTTCCGGGATAATATCAGGTGACCGCCGGCATTGAAACCGATGTTATGTACGCGGTTTGATGGAACCCGCTATCCAGGAAGACCCGAGTTGCTCCTGCCGTCCGGGTTTTCACTGTCCTTCAGGAAGGCGTCCTTGAGAAGGCGGCTCTGGAGATCGTAGGCGCGCCTGGGGTCTGCGGGCTGCCCAATGATGGCGATCTCCTGGGTCAGCAGCCGGGCGATGTGCATGACGTGGGTGTCCCTTTTTCGCATCTCCCGGTGGTACAGCGGATGGTCCTGGTTGATGTAGACCACGTTGTTCTCCGTGAAGCACTCGGGGCCATCAGCGCCGAAGTGGTCCAGGCAGCAGGTGATCCCCATCTGTCCGAGCTTAATCCTCTGGATAACGGCCCTGGGGGTCAGACGCCGGACCGTGGGCTTCTTTTCCCCGGGCTCTTTTTCCTTCCCCTCGATCTCTTGCCCGCCGCCCGTTACCTCCTCGACGGAAGGCTCCCCTGTCTCCATTACCTCTTTTTCTGTGACGGCCGCCTCTCCGGTTCCATCACGCTCTTCCCCGAAAGGAATCGGCCCGAAAGGGGAGATCTCCGGATTCCGCGCCAGGGCCTCCTGGATCCTGATGAGGGCTTCCTTCAGGGCCCTCCTGTAACGGCTCTTCTCCCTCCGGCTGCTCAGGGTCCTGAGTGCCCGCCGGACCTCCTCCATGACCCCGAGGGCCGTCTCCCTGAAGACGGCATACTCCGGCGAGTCGACGATGAAGCCGCCCCTGTCGCTGGTGATGGTAAGGAAATCGGCGTTGATCTCCCCCCTGACGCGCGCAGCGTCGCCTCCCCAGGTCTCCATGCCGAACATCTCCCGCCTCACGAGGACCCCCTTGACCCTCACCTGAATCCCCATTTCCCGGGCGGAACTCCGCGATTCCGGCAGAATGTAGATCTCTCCATGGATGAGGCCGAAGTCCGTCCCCTCCATAAAGGGAATCCGGTGGCCCGAAAACTCCCGGGGACGGACTTCCTTCCCATTCAGGACCACCTTAAAATGAGGGGCGCGGATGGGGACGCTTTCGGTGACCAGCCTTTCCAGGTCTTCCGCGGTGAAAGTCTTTTTCAGCTTGGAGATAGTGACAGTGGTTCCGTCCCCCCGGGAGGGGTCGGACTCGTGAACGCTGATGGGCAGGGTCCACTTGCCGGGTTTCGCTTCCCAGGACTTTTTGTCGAAGATCACCGATGCGGCGAAATCGCCCTTCTGGGTGGAGACCTCGAACCGTTCACCGGTGGTGAGAGCCGCGAACTTGCCGATGCCGAACTGGCCGATGAGTTCCCTGTCGAAACGTGGAGAGTGCTTCCTGATCCGTTTTTCAGGCGAGCCGATGTTGAAATATTGAATGAGCCCGTCGAGGTCCATCCCGTTGCCGTTGTCCCAGACGACGATCTGGTCCTTGTCCACCGATACCCGAACCTCCGTGGCATCCGCGTCGTAGGAGTTGTTGATGAACTCCCTGATGAGTTCGATGCTTCTGGAATAGAGCTGCTCCCCAATGGCGATAAGGTGGCTCTTGTCCACCGTCACAGGGATGGTCTTGCGCCTTGCGCTCATGGAATCCCCCGTCAGTGTCACCGGCGAGTGGCGGTATGACGTCAGCCGGTGGTGAAGGTAGATCCGTAAAATATCAGAAGCGCATGGCAACTGGCAAGAAGCAGGCGATTACCATTTTTGTCAGTCTCCATTTAAAAGTTCATTGGGTAACGTCTCCACAAACGCCCGAATCTCATCCCGCACGCACCGGTAGTGTACGAGCGCCTCTTCTTCGGTCTTCACGTCCTGTGCTAGCTTGGGCGGGTCGTCGAAGCCGACGTGGACGACCTTCGCCTTGCCGGGAAAGTACGGACAGGTCTCGTGCGCTTGGCCGCAGACTGTAACCACGTAGTCGAAGTTCTTCATCTCTCGCAGGTTGCCTTCTCAAGGCGCTTCGTGTCGGTTTTCACCGTCTTGTGATCCGCCGGGCAGTCTCGAAAGCATTCCTGGAGACACTGATCCAGGCGGTGTCTCGGTTCAATGAGGTTGTAATACATCCAGGTTCCTTCGCGCCTGGCCTCTTTTGTTTGACATTTCAAGAAGGCCTTATATACTTGGCCGTGATAAGGCCCCTAAGGAGGGGGCAATTGCTGTTTATTTTAAGTAGGGAGGCGTGTCATGAGCAAAACCGTTCCTTCGACCACAGGCCCGGCTCAGGCTTCCGGAAAGAAAAACCCCTCTTCACCGGCGCATTATCATTTGGCGGCGAACAAGGATACAGTGCATTGGGGTTATTGGAGCAGGGATCTTCCCCCGGCAGTGACCGTGCAGTCAGGTGACTTCATCACCGTGGAAACCATATCCCATCACGCGGGAGATGACTACGACCGAATGATCAAAGGGGATGCCGGCATCGAAAGTATTTTTCACTGGACCAAGCATGAGAAAAACGTCGAGCGTCGTGGTTCGGGTTCTATGGATGCCCAGATCGGTCATGGTGAAGGACTGGGTGTCCACATCCTTACAGGTCCGATCGCGGTATCCGGGGCCAGGCCGGGCGACATACTTGAAGTCCGTCTGCTGAAGCTGCGGCCGCGACCCGGCACAAACCCGAAGTACCCCGGGAAGACATACGGGTGCAACGCGGCAGCCTGGTGGGGATATCTGTATAATAACCAGATAGAGTCGCCCAGGCCACGAGAGGTGATTACGATTTATGAAGTGGATACCAGCATGAATATCCCCACCGCCAGAGCCGTCTACAGCTATCGATGGACTCCATCAACCGATCCATTCGGGGTTGTGCATAAGACCATGGATTATCCGGGCGTAGTGAGGGATCCCAGCACGATTCAGGAAATCAAGCCTGTCCACGAGAATGTGCACGTGCCGTTGAAGATGCATCCCGGTACTTTGGGCGTAGCGCCGAATGAAGACGGTCTGGTCAATTCTATTCCGCCAAGTTACGTAGGTGGGAATATGGATCAGTGCAGACTTGTCGAGGGGACAAAGGTGTATCTTCCCGTGGCGGTGAAGGACGCATTGTTGTCAATGGGCGACTCCCACGCTACGCAAGGGGACTCCGAATTGGCGGGCACTGCCATAGAAATGTCCATAACGGCTCTCATTCAAGTGATTCTGCATCCCCAGGCTTCCATGCGGGGGACTACTCTCCAGCATCTGGATTATCCATTGATCGAAACCCCGGATGAATACATAGTCCAGGGTTTCACTTATCCCGATTACCTTGCTGCTCTCGGAAAGGATGCTCAATCCGAGATATTCCAGAAATCCTCGCTGGACCTCGCGTTCAAAGACGCCGTGAACAAGATGCGTCAGTTCATGATGAAGACGAAAGGGCTCACTGAAGATGAGTCGATAACGTTGATGTCCCTCGCTGCAGACTTTGGGGTTACCCAGGTGGTCAATGGAAATTGGGGCATGCATGGTATTTTGAAGAAGGGAATCTTTGTCGATTAACAATCCTCTTGGCCGTCCTTATATAAGCATCGGTCGGGATAGACCGTAAGCTGTTCTTATCCGTCCCGGCCGCATAACCTGTCCTTTTCGTTGTCCCAAAGAGCGACAAGATGGTCGTCGCCCCTCAGGTGATTCCGGTAGATATACCTGACACAGGCCAGATAATACTCGTCCGTGCCAAAGTGCTCCGGCACCGGTTTTGGTCAGGGCGACCTTTGCCTTAAACTCCGCTTTTCGTTCAGGAAACGGTAAGCTCTTAAAGAGTGCGACCAGCGATTCGCTCGAGGATGATGCGGGCACATTCATTCATATAGGACCGACACAAAATGCCGGCTTGACTCTTAGTCTGTCCTGTATTATTATCATTTATTGGTATCTATTGTCATCTATTGGCATCCCACAGCAGAGCGTTGCTTAATCGCAATTGGGAGGTGATCGTGGAGACTGACAAATGGCTCACTCTTGATGAGTTGACCGAGTACTTGAAACTTAGCCGGACCAAGCTCTATCGGATGGCCCAGGAAGGTAAGATTCCCGCCTCCAAAATTGGGGCTCAATGGCGTTTCAACCGAAAGGAGATCGACGACTGGGTGACAAGCCAAAGGCCGGGCGGCGCCGCCTCTCAAGGAAAGTAAAGGGATTTTCTCTAAAAAAACGCATTTATCGAGGGAATATAGGGGAGACAAATAAAACTATGGGAAATATAAAAATCGCTGTTGTTGGAGTTGGAAACTGCGCCAGTTCCCTGATACAGGGCATCCACTACTATCGGGGAAAGTCCCCGCAAAATGCCGTTGGCCTGATGCATTGGGAAATTGGCGGATACAAACCCGGTGATATCGAGGTCGTTGCGGCCTTCGATGTCGACAAGCGCAAAGTCGGCATTGATGTGCACGAGGCCATTTTTTCCGCGCCCAACTGTACGACGGTTTTCTGCCCCGACATCCCCAAATCCGGAGTTGCCGTTCAAATGGGGAAAGTCCTGGATGGGTTTGCGGAACATATGAATAATTACAATGAAAAGCGCACTTTTGTGCTGGCAGACGAGCTGGAGCCGGCCGAAGAGGAAATCGTCAGGATACTGAAAAACTCCGGCGCTGAAATTCTCTTGAACTACCTCCCGGTCGGTTCCGAGGAGGCGACCGGGTTTTATGCGGGCTGTGCGTTGAAGGCCGGCCTGGCCCTCGTCAACAATATTCCGGTTTTTATCGCCAGCGATTCTAAAGGACCCTGGGCGAGGCGTTTTGAAAAGGCGGGCCTTCCCATTATCGGTGACGACGTCAAGTCCCAGCTGGGTGCGACCATTACCCACCGTGTGCTGGCTGATCTGTTCGCAAAGCGTGGTGTCAAACTGGAGCGTACCTACCAGCTCAATACCGGCGGCAACACCGACTTTCTCAACATGCTCGACCGCAACCGCCTGGCTTCCAAGAAAGTGTCCAAGACCGAGGCGGTGCAGGCAGTAGCCGCCCGACGTATGGAGGATGACAACATCCATGTCGGTCCCAGTGATTACGTGCCCTGGCAGAACGACAACAAGGTCTGTTTCATCCGCATGGAGGGCAAGCTGTTTGGTGATGTGCCCATGAATATCGAGCTGCGTTTGTCTGTGGAGGATTCACCCAACTCGGCCGGGGTGGCGATCGATTCCATCCGGTGCGCCAAACTGGCCTTGAGCCGTGGGCAGGGAGGCATACTGAAAGCGCCATCGGCCTATTTCTGCAAACATCCACTGCAGCAGTTCACCGACGATGAAGCGTTCCGGATGATAGAGCATTTTATCAATAACGACTGATGTGATGGGGATAAAGTGTCTAATTATCGCGGCGGGCAATGGCAGCCGACTGAGGCAGAAAGGTGACAGCAAGCCCCTTATCCCCATTCTGGGTATCCCCCTTATCGAACGTGTGATCCGCTCCGCCATGGAAGCCGGTGCGGACGAATTTTACGTTGTCATCGGCTGGCAGGGCGACCTGGTCCGTGATTTTCTGGAACGGTTGGCGAAACGTCTTGCAATCCGGATCACGCCCCTGGTGAATGAAGATTGGGAGAAAGAAAACGGACTTTCAGTGCTCAAAGCACGGGACGTTCTGCAGGAGCCGTTTCTGCTGCTCATGGCGGATCATCTCTTTGATCCTGAGCTTGTCCGCGCCTTGACGACCCATTCCCTGCCCGGTGGAGAAATAGCGCTCGTAGTGGATAGCGATCTTCACAATCCCCTCATCGACATGGATGATGTGACTCGCGTTAGAGTAGAAAATGGGAAGATCTGTGATATCGGCAAAGGGATGACCGATTTCAACGGCTTCGATACCGGTATTTTTCTCTGCTCTTCCACCATCTTTGAGGCACTGGAGCAAAATAGAAAAAAAGACGGCGATACGACACTGTCCGGGGCGATACGTATTCTGGCTAAAGACAGCCGCGCCAAAGCGATCTCTTCAAATGGTTTCTGGATTGATGTGGACGACCCTGCGGCTTTCAAAAGGGCGGAGAGGGTCCTGCTGGACCGTCTTCGGGACAAGCCGACCGACGGGCCGGTATCACGCTACTTGAACCGCCCCCTTTCCGTGATGTTTTCCCGTCATTTGGTGAAATTTGATATTACGCCCAATCAGATTTCCCTGTTCTCGTTTCTGTGTTCCCTGGTGGCCGCAGGGTTGTTCGTGATGGGTGGATATATCTCCTTGCTCATCGGTGGTGTTCTGGCACAGTTCGCATCCATCATCGATGGTTGCGACGGCGAAGTGGCCAGACTTAAGTACCAAAGCAGCGACCTCGGCGGCTGGTTCGATGCAGTGCTGGACCGCTATGCCGACGCCTTCCTGCTGTTCGGCTTGACTTGGCACCTGCTGGCAAGGGAAGCGAACGGCTGGGTTCTCTTCACCGGTTTCATGGCCATTATCGGCTCGTTCATGCTGAGCTACACAGCCGATAAATACGACAACCTGATGCGCGAGCGCATCAAAACCGGGGGTGGAATCGGGTTGCGGATGGGGCGGGATGTACGTGTGTTTCTCATCTTTCTCGGGGCAGCGACGAATATGGTACTCCCGGTGCTTGTGGTTATTGCCGTTGTGATGAATGTTGAGACCATGCGCCGTGTCAGGGTTGCGTGTGTTGACTGACATCGAATGTGCGAAACAGAAAATCCGACTGATCATCGCAGCCTCACAGGTGCCTGAAGATCCGTGTCACGCCGAAAACACCTTGGAGTGGCTTTTGCGGCTGGAACCGGATGCCGGCGAAACCTTACAGCTGGCGGCACTGGCCCATGACATCGATCGGGCAATCGAGAGAATCAAGATAAAACGAACAGACTTCGACAATTACGACGCCTTCAAAGCAGCCCATGCCCGAAACAGCGCTGAAATACTGCGCCCGATTCTGACCGCTTGCGGTGTGGAACGAAATATTGCGGAGGAGGCCTGTCGGCTGGTTGAGTTCCATGAGGTGGGTGGCGATTCTGGCTCCGATCTGCTCAAAGAGGCAGACAGCATTTCCTATTTCGATGTCAACCTGCCGCTTTATTTCCAGCGTGAAGGTTGGGACGAGACCAAGCGGAGATCACACTGGGGTTACCGCAGGCTTACTCCGAGAGCGCAGGAGATCGTCAGGCACATCGACCACGAGGACAAGGAACTGGCGCGTATGCTGCGAGAGGTGATTCATGCATAACAAGGCGTCTGAGAAAGAAACGGCTAAACCTGATGACTTCGCAAGAAGTCATCAACGCGCCCATTGAAGGACTTTTTACGATCCTATCAAACCTGACGTTAGCTATTTCTTTGAAAAGGACGACAGGAGGTTAGCAGACTGTGGAAAAGCTGGTACAATATTTACTTGACGAAGCGACTCTTTGGGCGCCGAGAGTTATCGGAGTTGTACTGATTTTCGTCGTTTTCTTTGTCCTTGCGAAAATAATAAAAAGAATAATCACCAATGCCGCTGAGCGATTGAAATTTGATAAAAATCTCACTTCGCTACTTGCCCGTACAAGCAATATTACACTGACAATCTTTGGCTTTGTGACTGCGCTCGGAACGTTAGGTGTTAATGTATCCGCACTAGTGGCCGGTCTGGGGTTGACGGGATTTGCACTCGGCTTCGCTCTGAAAGATACTATTTCCAATCTTCTCTCCGGCGTCCTCATATTGCTATATCGACCATTCGAGAGAGGAAACCGTATAAAGATATCGGGTTACGAGGGCATTGTTATTTCTATCGACCTGCGATACACGGAGCTTGATTCCGATGGGAATAAGGTACTCATCCCGAATTCAAAATTATTCACGGATCCAATCACTGTTTTTCAGTAACGGGCAATCGATAATGCAGCCTGTCCTTTCGATCATTCCAAAGAGGGCTGTCCCTCCTCCACCATACCCATCCCCCGTTCGTCGTAACGCGTGCCTGCGGCG
Proteins encoded in this region:
- a CDS encoding M28 family peptidase, with the translated sequence MNHVEQLLKHVRVLSQDIGSRSVYEPDKLEAAALYIEGELDFAGLHVLRQKYEVHGTKTANLVARSPNWTGEGPVLVLGAHYDTVRGTPGADDNASAVAVLIETARKVVEEAPGRSGNLLFVAFSTEEPPCFNTRLMGSRIFAERIKGSEIELRGALVLEMVGYFSNQPGSQDIPEGLEFLGFPDVGNFIALAGDRQSADLAEWTHSSFEESDAGIPALKLVEPEEQTVLSGLIRLSDNVSFWDVGIPALMVTDTAFLRNHNYHKETDTAETLDYEAMGKLVKALAYTLVRKYPV
- a CDS encoding ATP-binding protein encodes the protein MSARRKTIPVTVDKSHLIAIGEQLYSRSIELIREFINNSYDADATEVRVSVDKDQIVVWDNGNGMDLDGLIQYFNIGSPEKRIRKHSPRFDRELIGQFGIGKFAALTTGERFEVSTQKGDFAASVIFDKKSWEAKPGKWTLPISVHESDPSRGDGTTVTISKLKKTFTAEDLERLVTESVPIRAPHFKVVLNGKEVRPREFSGHRIPFMEGTDFGLIHGEIYILPESRSSAREMGIQVRVKGVLVRREMFGMETWGGDAARVRGEINADFLTITSDRGGFIVDSPEYAVFRETALGVMEEVRRALRTLSSRREKSRYRRALKEALIRIQEALARNPEISPFGPIPFGEERDGTGEAAVTEKEVMETGEPSVEEVTGGGQEIEGKEKEPGEKKPTVRRLTPRAVIQRIKLGQMGITCCLDHFGADGPECFTENNVVYINQDHPLYHREMRKRDTHVMHIARLLTQEIAIIGQPADPRRAYDLQSRLLKDAFLKDSENPDGRSNSGLPG
- a CDS encoding acetamidase, whose translation is MSKTVPSTTGPAQASGKKNPSSPAHYHLAANKDTVHWGYWSRDLPPAVTVQSGDFITVETISHHAGDDYDRMIKGDAGIESIFHWTKHEKNVERRGSGSMDAQIGHGEGLGVHILTGPIAVSGARPGDILEVRLLKLRPRPGTNPKYPGKTYGCNAAAWWGYLYNNQIESPRPREVITIYEVDTSMNIPTARAVYSYRWTPSTDPFGVVHKTMDYPGVVRDPSTIQEIKPVHENVHVPLKMHPGTLGVAPNEDGLVNSIPPSYVGGNMDQCRLVEGTKVYLPVAVKDALLSMGDSHATQGDSELAGTAIEMSITALIQVILHPQASMRGTTLQHLDYPLIETPDEYIVQGFTYPDYLAALGKDAQSEIFQKSSLDLAFKDAVNKMRQFMMKTKGLTEDESITLMSLAADFGVTQVVNGNWGMHGILKKGIFVD
- a CDS encoding helix-turn-helix domain-containing protein, whose amino-acid sequence is MVETDKWLTLDELTEYLKLSRTKLYRMAQEGKIPASKIGAQWRFNRKEIDDWVTSQRPGGAASQGK
- a CDS encoding inositol-3-phosphate synthase — protein: MGNIKIAVVGVGNCASSLIQGIHYYRGKSPQNAVGLMHWEIGGYKPGDIEVVAAFDVDKRKVGIDVHEAIFSAPNCTTVFCPDIPKSGVAVQMGKVLDGFAEHMNNYNEKRTFVLADELEPAEEEIVRILKNSGAEILLNYLPVGSEEATGFYAGCALKAGLALVNNIPVFIASDSKGPWARRFEKAGLPIIGDDVKSQLGATITHRVLADLFAKRGVKLERTYQLNTGGNTDFLNMLDRNRLASKKVSKTEAVQAVAARRMEDDNIHVGPSDYVPWQNDNKVCFIRMEGKLFGDVPMNIELRLSVEDSPNSAGVAIDSIRCAKLALSRGQGGILKAPSAYFCKHPLQQFTDDEAFRMIEHFINND
- a CDS encoding NTP transferase domain-containing protein, with product MGIKCLIIAAGNGSRLRQKGDSKPLIPILGIPLIERVIRSAMEAGADEFYVVIGWQGDLVRDFLERLAKRLAIRITPLVNEDWEKENGLSVLKARDVLQEPFLLLMADHLFDPELVRALTTHSLPGGEIALVVDSDLHNPLIDMDDVTRVRVENGKICDIGKGMTDFNGFDTGIFLCSSTIFEALEQNRKKDGDTTLSGAIRILAKDSRAKAISSNGFWIDVDDPAAFKRAERVLLDRLRDKPTDGPVSRYLNRPLSVMFSRHLVKFDITPNQISLFSFLCSLVAAGLFVMGGYISLLIGGVLAQFASIIDGCDGEVARLKYQSSDLGGWFDAVLDRYADAFLLFGLTWHLLAREANGWVLFTGFMAIIGSFMLSYTADKYDNLMRERIKTGGGIGLRMGRDVRVFLIFLGAATNMVLPVLVVIAVVMNVETMRRVRVACVD
- a CDS encoding DUF4202 domain-containing protein, translated to MTDIECAKQKIRLIIAASQVPEDPCHAENTLEWLLRLEPDAGETLQLAALAHDIDRAIERIKIKRTDFDNYDAFKAAHARNSAEILRPILTACGVERNIAEEACRLVEFHEVGGDSGSDLLKEADSISYFDVNLPLYFQREGWDETKRRSHWGYRRLTPRAQEIVRHIDHEDKELARMLREVIHA
- a CDS encoding mechanosensitive ion channel, with the protein product MEKLVQYLLDEATLWAPRVIGVVLIFVVFFVLAKIIKRIITNAAERLKFDKNLTSLLARTSNITLTIFGFVTALGTLGVNVSALVAGLGLTGFALGFALKDTISNLLSGVLILLYRPFERGNRIKISGYEGIVISIDLRYTELDSDGNKVLIPNSKLFTDPITVFQ